The proteins below come from a single Eubacterium limosum genomic window:
- a CDS encoding glycosyltransferase family 2 protein, whose amino-acid sequence MKKKQGERIKYFIDSILKDEEKGLLTIQGWAFDLLKKDSVTIDIKSNENLEEIIIREKYRTDIIEKYNLNKEASTGFFITLKVKDFSGIIPIKFCSENDIVTFQVYPRKKYKNYNSVTGSSSYPIIMIRRVFGYLKRNGLKNTIKRIKIEKNKRNINYEKWIADNEKDNSIVEESLSYTPLISVVMPVYNVEEKWLVLCIKSVINQTYNNWELCIADDCSTKPHIKKILDQYSQMDSRIKVVYRTENGHICEATNSAIKIANGEYVALLDNDDELSPNALYEIAKVLNVDPTYDLIYSDEDKIDKNGKRRDPAFKSDWAPDTLLSTNYISHLGVYRKNIIQQIGGFRKGYEGAQDYDLVLRFTEKTDRIAHISKILYHWRMLDSSTAVNQDSKGYAFEAGLKALQDAMARRGIEAFVKHGASPGLYDVYYNVAKEELVSIIIPTRDNANDLKKCIDSIFKKTTYPKYEVIIANNGSREKETTDLLELYKEKYDNFKVVDINIPFNFSKINNIASDHANGKYLLFLNNDTEVINNNWLSNMVSFAQFERIGAVGAKLYYPDDTIQHAGVIVGHSGVAGHGHVEFPKGDLGYFGRLAINCNYLAVTAACMMVKKEDFSRIGGFNEGLAVAFNDVDLCIRLYEAGKVNVWLHETELYHFESKSRGAENTCEKQKRFDEEERYMHKKWKKYIKNDPYYNPNLSLKYGDYSLKI is encoded by the coding sequence ATGAAAAAAAAGCAAGGAGAAAGAATCAAATATTTTATTGATAGTATTTTAAAAGATGAAGAAAAGGGGTTGCTGACAATACAAGGTTGGGCTTTTGATCTTTTAAAAAAAGATTCTGTAACGATCGATATTAAAAGCAATGAGAATTTAGAAGAAATTATTATAAGAGAAAAATATCGGACAGATATCATTGAGAAATATAATTTGAATAAAGAAGCTTCAACAGGTTTTTTTATTACATTAAAAGTAAAAGATTTTTCAGGGATTATCCCAATCAAATTCTGTTCTGAAAATGATATTGTAACTTTCCAAGTTTATCCCCGAAAAAAGTATAAAAACTATAATTCAGTAACAGGATCTTCTTCTTATCCTATTATTATGATTAGAAGAGTGTTCGGATATTTAAAACGAAACGGATTAAAAAATACAATAAAACGCATAAAAATTGAAAAAAATAAACGCAATATAAATTATGAAAAATGGATAGCAGACAATGAAAAGGACAACTCGATTGTGGAAGAATCATTAAGTTATACTCCTTTAATATCTGTTGTAATGCCCGTTTATAATGTTGAGGAGAAATGGCTTGTTTTATGTATTAAATCTGTGATAAATCAAACTTATAATAATTGGGAGTTGTGTATAGCGGATGACTGTTCTACGAAACCACACATTAAGAAAATATTAGACCAGTACAGTCAGATGGATTCAAGAATAAAGGTGGTATATCGAACAGAGAACGGACATATTTGTGAAGCGACGAATTCAGCAATAAAAATTGCTAATGGGGAATATGTTGCTTTGTTGGACAATGATGACGAACTGTCTCCTAATGCACTCTATGAGATAGCAAAGGTCTTGAATGTAGATCCAACATACGATTTAATCTACAGTGATGAAGATAAAATAGATAAAAATGGTAAACGAAGGGATCCGGCCTTTAAATCAGATTGGGCACCTGATACACTTCTTTCTACGAATTATATTAGTCATTTAGGTGTATACCGTAAAAATATTATTCAACAGATTGGCGGTTTTAGAAAAGGTTATGAAGGAGCGCAAGATTATGATCTTGTTTTGAGATTTACTGAAAAAACAGACAGGATAGCTCATATATCTAAAATATTATATCACTGGAGAATGTTAGATTCTTCGACAGCTGTAAATCAAGACTCTAAAGGTTACGCGTTTGAAGCGGGATTAAAGGCACTTCAGGATGCAATGGCGCGCCGTGGTATAGAAGCATTTGTGAAGCATGGCGCGAGCCCAGGCTTATACGATGTTTACTATAATGTAGCAAAAGAAGAACTGGTGTCAATCATTATACCAACAAGAGATAATGCAAATGACTTGAAGAAATGTATTGATTCAATCTTTAAAAAGACAACTTACCCAAAATATGAAGTGATTATTGCTAACAATGGCAGCAGAGAAAAAGAAACGACTGATTTATTGGAATTGTATAAGGAAAAATATGATAATTTTAAAGTTGTAGACATAAATATTCCTTTTAATTTTTCTAAAATAAATAATATCGCGTCAGACCATGCAAATGGAAAGTATTTGTTGTTTTTGAATAATGATACGGAGGTTATCAATAATAATTGGCTTAGTAATATGGTTTCATTCGCACAATTTGAGCGAATCGGTGCTGTTGGAGCAAAACTATATTATCCGGACGATACCATTCAGCATGCTGGTGTTATCGTTGGGCATAGTGGTGTCGCAGGCCATGGTCATGTGGAATTTCCTAAAGGAGATCTAGGATATTTTGGGCGGTTAGCGATTAATTGCAATTATTTAGCTGTCACAGCTGCATGTATGATGGTTAAAAAAGAAGATTTTAGCAGAATCGGTGGGTTTAATGAAGGATTGGCGGTAGCTTTTAATGATGTTGATTTGTGTATTCGCTTATATGAAGCTGGTAAAGTAAATGTTTGGTTACATGAAACGGAGTTATATCATTTTGAGTCAAAATCCAGAGGC